In the genome of Physeter macrocephalus isolate SW-GA chromosome 20, ASM283717v5, whole genome shotgun sequence, one region contains:
- the LOC129391652 gene encoding LOW QUALITY PROTEIN: SWI/SNF-related matrix-associated actin-dependent regulator of chromatin subfamily D member 2-like (The sequence of the model RefSeq protein was modified relative to this genomic sequence to represent the inferred CDS: inserted 1 base in 1 codon; substituted 2 bases at 2 genomic stop codons), whose product MALNVKAGLALGLTVSSSIIRKRCRAAALGAPPLPAGPSALPGPALSGPGLARGMXGPRGPAAQYPRPGGSPGSRMPMAGLQVGPPAGSPFGRAAPLGPGVPPTVMDPFRKHLLVPQAQPPMPAQRRGLKRRKVADKVLPQXIRELVPEPQVYMDLLASERKLDQTIARKRMEIQEAIEKPLTQKRKLRIDISSTFSPSKAEGDSAGTAGTPGGNPAGDQVASWELRVEGKLLDDPRKQKRKFSSVFKSLVTELDKELYGPDNHLVQWHRMPTTRETDGFQVKRPGDLNVKCTLPLMLDHQPPQYKLGPRPARLLGVHTQTRAAVTQALWLYVKRNQLQDGHEREYVNCNRYFRQIFSCGRLHFSEIPMKLAGLLQHPDPMAINRVISVGPNGQKKTACYDIDVEVDDPLKAQMSNFPASTTHQHVASLDVKIHETIESINRLKTQRDLMLNFSTDPQDFIQEWLRSQHRDLKITPDVTGNPEEERRAAFXHQPWAQEAVGRHIFARVQQRRQEPEQVPGIRPTPGSGIPSLLPRPGAPPSSAWKGTTLWGTDMEDKEGGGVSPATLCSPALVS is encoded by the exons ATGGCCCTGAATGTAAAAGCTGGTCTAGCTCTAGGCCTGACCGTCAGCAGCAGCATCATCAGAA AGCGATGTCGGGCCGCGGCCCTGGGGGCTCCGCCTCTGCCAGCGGGACCCAGCGCGCTGCCCGGACCGGCGCTCAGTGGGCCCGGGCTGGCTAGAGGCA GAGGGCCCCGGGGCCCTGCGGCGCAGTACCCGAGGCCTGGCGGGTCACCAGGAAGCCGGATGCCCATGGCTGGCTTGCAGGTGGGACCCCCTGCAGGCTCCCCGTTTGGCAGAGCTGCTCCACTTGGACCTGGCGTGCCACCCACCGTGATGGACCCATTCCGAAAACACCTGCTTGTGCCCCAGGCTCAGCCCCCGATGCCTGCCCAGCGCCGGGGGTTAAAGAGGAGGAAGGTGGCAGATAAAGTTCTACCTCAGTGAATTCGGGAGCTTGTCCCAGAGCCTCAGGTGTACATGGATCTCTTGGCTTCTGAGCGCAAGCTGGACCAGACCATTGCTCGAAAGAGGATGGAGATCCAGGAGGCCATCGAAAAGCCTCTGACTCAAAAACGAAAGCTGCGGATCGATATTTCTAGTACGTTCAGTCCCAGCAAAGCAGAAGGTGATAGTGCAGGAACCGCAGGGACCCCCGGGGGAAACCCCGCAGGGGACCAGGTGGCTTCCTGGGAACTCCGAGTAGAGGGAAAACTGCTGGATGATCCTAGGAAACAGAAGAGGAAGTTTTCTTCAGTCTTTAAGAGCCTCGTCACTGAGCTGGACAAGGAACTGTACGGGCCTGACAACCACCTGGTGCAGTGGCACCGGATGCCCACCACCCGGGAGACAGATGGCTTCCAGGTGAAACGGCCTGGAGACCTCAACGTCAAGTGCACCCTCCCGCTCATGCTGGATCATCAGCCTCCCCAGTACAAGCTGGGCCCCCGACCGGCAAGGCTGCTGGGGGTGCACACACAGACGAGGGCTGCCGTCACGCAGGCCCTGTGGCTCTACGTCAAACGCAACCAGCTGCAGGACGGCCACGAGCGGGAGTACGTCAACTGCAACCGGTACTTCCGCCAGATCTTCAGTTGTGGCCGACTCCATTTCTCTGAGATTCCCATGAAGCTAGCTGGGTTGCTGCAGCATCCAGACCCCATGGCCATCAACCGTGTCATTAGTGTGGGCCCTAACGGCCAGAAGAAGACAGCCTGTTATGACATTGATGTGGAGGTGGATGACCCACTCAAGGCCCAGATGAGCAATTTTCCGGCCTCTACCACCCATCAGCACGTCGCCTCCCTTGATGTCAAGATCCATGAGACCATTGAGTCCATCAACCGGCTGAAGACCCAGAGGGATCTCATGCTCAATTTTAGCACTGACCCCCAGGACTTCATCCAGGAATGGCTCCGTTCCCAGCACCGGGACCTCAAGATCACCCCTGATGTGACTGGTAATCCTGAGGAGGAGAGACGAGCTGCTTTCTAGCACCAGCCCTGGGCCCAGGAAGCAGTGGGGAGGCACATCTTTGCCAGGGTGCAGCAGCGAAGGCAGGAACCGGAACAGGTGCCGGGAATCCGCCCGACCCCAGGCTCAGGGATCCCTTCCTTGCTTCCCAGGCCTGGAGCACCCCCCTCCTCAGCCTGGAAGGGGACCACCCTCTGGGGCACAGACATGGAGGataaggaggggggaggggtgtctCCTGCCACCCTCTGCTCCCCAGCTTTGGTTTCGTAA